The proteins below are encoded in one region of Brassica napus cultivar Da-Ae chromosome A6, Da-Ae, whole genome shotgun sequence:
- the BNAA06G06610D gene encoding uncharacterized protein BNAA06G06610D — MAGRDTFQLRFAAVAASAAVLIFLFSSQAVEASRMMNLCSHTAYPSLCQPLVKRVTNPRRATHQTIQALEAKTKLALTEAARYKSGNQEITTCYETFTDALYNLANARKSIRKRNVMAMNTFLTAAVSDFGVCVEGFIDKGQVNTVQNAAVDLRKIGTNSLMLSTLIR, encoded by the coding sequence atGGCGGGTCGCGACACTTTCCAGCTGCGTTTTGCAGCCGTCGCGGCATCCGCCGCCGTATTGATCTTCCTCTTTTCCAGCCAAGCCGTGGAAGCATCACGTATGATGAACCTATGCTCTCACACCGCGTATCCATCTCTGTGCCAGCCTTTGGTGAAGCGTGTCACGAACCCAAGAAGAGCCACACACCAAACCATTCAGGCTTTGGAGGCTAAGACAAAGCTGGCTTTAACTGAAGCGGCCAGGTACAAAAGCGGTAACCAAGAGATCACTACATGTTATGAAACGTTTACCGACGCGCTATATAATTTGGCAAACGCGAGGAAGAGTATAAGGAAACGTAATGTGATGGCGATGAACACGTTTTTAACTGCGGCTGTGTCTGATTTTGGTGTATGTGTTGAAGGGTTCATTGACAAGGGTCAGGTTAATACGGTTCAAAATGCAGCGGTTGATTTGAGGAAAATTGGCACCAATAGCTTGATGTTGTCTACATTGATTAGATGA
- the LOC125610176 gene encoding uncharacterized protein LOC125610176, with product MMMMFHPFASSASAQRWLSQLLSLSKNTQKHTESFSDTLAMVNQLKEKKEQVQRQQNLDPENPATESSRIFFCGSFCSALSRLFSLTCVIFLVLSFATLLSAIFWLFPPRRSLPRHHADHIVHLNASVQACFRLHKPASKIISHKGKLEKDIFSSLDLRNHTKVTVLSLHQPGASNFTEVKFGVLPVLTHHTLRKDSLTSLRSSFANLFAQRSSLNLNKSTLGKPASFQVLKFPGGITVDPLGLEPVSGLLTLIFSFTLDVSLSEIQHKVDLLKNQLELVLRLELYESFRVVLTNHKGSTISPPVTVKGCVVSAVTTMESHIQQRSNNLAQAPAKNFGLDNSVFGEVKNVTFTAYPEGKVLDSDSVLALTPTS from the exons atgatgatgatgtttcaCCCTTTTGCTTCTTCTGCTTCTGCTCAACGTTGGTTGAGCcaactcctctctctctcaaagaaTACACAAAAACACACCGAGAGCTTTTCAGATACTCTTGCAATGGTAAATCAACTAAAGGAGAAGAAGGAACAAGTTCAACGACAACAGAATCTTGACCCTGAGAACCCTGCAACTGAATCTTCTCGAATCTTCTTCTGTGGGAGCTTTTGCTCTGCCCTGTCGCGTCTGTTTAGTCTAACATGTGTGATCTTTTTGGTCCTTAGCTTCGCGACTCTCCTTTCAGCGATCTTCTGGCTATTCCCGCCGCGTCGATCGCTGCCTAGACACCATGCTGATCATATAGTTCATCTCAATG CATCAGTACAAGCATGCTTTAGACTCCACAAACCAGCTTCTAAGATCATTTCCCATAAAGGAAAACTAGAGAAGGATATCTTTTCAAGTTTAGATCTCAGGAACCACACCAAG GTGACTGTTCTGTCTCTGCATCAACCAGGTGCATCTAACTTCACTGAAGTCAAGTTTGGAGTTCTGCCTGTACTTACTCACCATACATTAAGAAAAGACTCGTTAACATCCCTGCGATCTTCTTTCGCTAACCTCTTTGCTCAAAGGTCGAGTCTGAACCTAAACAAATCAACTTTGGGGAAGCCAGCATCTTTTCAGGTTCTGAAGTTCCCTGGTGGAATAACTGTGGATCCTCTGGGACTCGAACCTGTCTCTGGATTACTAACGCTTATCTTTAGCTTCACCCTCGACGTTTCCTTGTCCGAGATACAACACAAAGTGGACCTGCTAAAGAATCAGCTGGAGCTTGTGTTGCGTTTGGAGCTGTACGAGAGTTTTCGTGTGGTTTTAACTAATCATAAAGGGTCTACAATATCTCCTCCTGTAACTGTTAAGGGTTGTGTTGTCTCAGCCGTGACAACTATGGAAAGCCATATTCAGCAGAGATCCAACAATCTTGCTCAGGCCCCTGCTAAAAACTTCGGTCTAGACAACTCAGTGTTTGGTGAAGTCAAGAATGTTACTTTCACAGCTTACCCGGAGGGCAAAGTTCTTGACTCAGATTCTGTATTGGCACTAACGCCAACTTCTTGA
- the LOC125610177 gene encoding uncharacterized protein LOC125610177, translating into MIAFLQRSSYPQLTTSFHLSMTSINTGTLENVEFSVQNLIKSWCRRQKWRQLCLFSPKQHPQELTSIEPRWRITLSEFLESYQVHLFTIFLLSLDIILMSLELSSSLLSCTSAKKTSNKDEWFRWGGTAILSILAVKSSALAVAMGKSFFRQPGCVMDGAVALIALALQVFLDRKGTGFIVVVSLWRVLRVVETAFELSDEAIEVQIDGIINQFQDLSQENRTLLETLAEKDELIKKLEEEINQFKETVTNQS; encoded by the coding sequence ATGATTGCCTTCCTTCAACGCTCATCATATCCACAACTCACCACATCTTTTCATCTTTCCATGACTTCCATCAACACCGGAACACTTGAAAATGTCGAATTCTCCGTCCAGAACCTAATCAAGAGTTGGTGCAGACGGCAAAAATGGCGACAACTTTGCCTCTTCTCCCCAAAACAACATCCACAAGAACTCACCTCCATCGAACCACGGTGGAGAATCACTTTATCTGAGTTCCTAGAGTCATACCAAGTTCAccttttcaccatcttcttgcTCTCTCTCGACATTATCTTAATGTCCCTCGAACTATcttcctctctcctctcctGCACATCAGCCAAGAAGACGTCAAACAAGGACGAATGGTTCCGTTGGGGAGGAACCGCCATTCTGAGCATCCTCGCCGTTAAATCCTCGGCTCTAGCTGTTGCTATGGGGAAATCGTTTTTCAGACAACCTGGCTGTGTGATGGACGGTGCGGTTGCCCTTATAGCTCTGGCTCTCCAGGTGTTTCTTGACAGGAAAGGGACAGGTTTCATAGTGGTGGTGAGCTTGTGGCGGGTTTTGAGGGTTGTGGAGACTGCTTTCGAGCTTAGCGATGAAGCCATTGAAGTGCAGATAGATGGAATCATCAACCAGTTTCAAGATCTTAGTCAAGAGAATAGAACATTGCTAGAGACTCTTGCAGAGAAAGATGAACTCATcaagaagctagaagaagagATAAATCAATTCAAAGAAACTGTAACAAACCAATCATAG
- the LOC106368192 gene encoding uncharacterized protein LOC106368192 isoform X2, translated as MDNHSVLPTTATTGLVFPANYGIKPEAALVMDWSPEEQYVLENGLAKLKDDPKVSKYVKIAAALPKKTVRDVALRCRWMTRKRRKRAETSAGKNISNIKVVDTSPELNMLANVPQQNAVYVMNNMRHSTHIPFEGPSDQVMDLLQQNAQAFSQISYNLSVYKDNISLFYQARNNISAILTDMKQMPGIMSRMLPLPVSVNDDLASRLFASTTQPRSYTIKPSIHLKQEPRI; from the exons ATGGATAACCACTCTGTGTTGCCGACTACTGCCACCACCGGTCTTGTGTTTCCGGCGAACTACGGTATTAAACCTGAAGCTGCTTTGGTCATGGATTGGTCCCCTGAGGAGCAGTATGTTTTGGAGAACGGTCTTGCAAA ATTGAAAGATGATCCGAAAGTTTCAAAGTATGTGAAGATCGCTGCAGCTCTGCCAAAAAAAACTGTAAGGGATGTAGCATTGAGGTGTAGATGGATGACG CGAAAACGAAGGAAAAGAGCAGAAACTAGTGCTGGGAAGAACATTAGCAATATAAAG GTGGTGGATACATCCCCAGAACTAAACATGCTAGCCAATGTGCCACAACAAAATGCTGTATATGTCATGAACAATATGCGCCACAGTACACATATTCCTTTTGAAG GTCCAAGTGACCAAGTAATGGATCTTCTACAGCAAAATGCTCAGGCTTTTAGTCAAATTTCTTACAACCTCTCGGTGTACAAG GATAACATCAGTCTCTTTTATCAGGCAAGAAATAACATCAGCGCCATTCTGACCGA CATGAAGCAGATGCCTGGTATCATGAGTCGGATGCTGCCTCTACCTGTTTCAGTTAACGATGATCTTGCCAGTCGTTTATTTGCGAGTACAACACAG CCAAGATCATACACCATTAAACCAAGCATCCACCTAAAGCAAGAGCCGAGAATTTGA
- the LOC106368192 gene encoding uncharacterized protein LOC106368192 isoform X1, giving the protein MDNHSVLPTTATTGLVFPANYGIKPEAALVMDWSPEEQYVLENGLAKLKDDPKVSKYVKIAAALPKKTVRDVALRCRWMTRKRRKRAETSAGKNISNIKVVDTSPELNMLANVPQQNAVYVMNNMRHSTHIPFEGPSDQVMDLLQQNAQAFSQISYNLSVYKLQDNISLFYQARNNISAILTDMKQMPGIMSRMLPLPVSVNDDLASRLFASTTQPRSYTIKPSIHLKQEPRI; this is encoded by the exons ATGGATAACCACTCTGTGTTGCCGACTACTGCCACCACCGGTCTTGTGTTTCCGGCGAACTACGGTATTAAACCTGAAGCTGCTTTGGTCATGGATTGGTCCCCTGAGGAGCAGTATGTTTTGGAGAACGGTCTTGCAAA ATTGAAAGATGATCCGAAAGTTTCAAAGTATGTGAAGATCGCTGCAGCTCTGCCAAAAAAAACTGTAAGGGATGTAGCATTGAGGTGTAGATGGATGACG CGAAAACGAAGGAAAAGAGCAGAAACTAGTGCTGGGAAGAACATTAGCAATATAAAG GTGGTGGATACATCCCCAGAACTAAACATGCTAGCCAATGTGCCACAACAAAATGCTGTATATGTCATGAACAATATGCGCCACAGTACACATATTCCTTTTGAAG GTCCAAGTGACCAAGTAATGGATCTTCTACAGCAAAATGCTCAGGCTTTTAGTCAAATTTCTTACAACCTCTCGGTGTACAAG TTGCAGGATAACATCAGTCTCTTTTATCAGGCAAGAAATAACATCAGCGCCATTCTGACCGA CATGAAGCAGATGCCTGGTATCATGAGTCGGATGCTGCCTCTACCTGTTTCAGTTAACGATGATCTTGCCAGTCGTTTATTTGCGAGTACAACACAG CCAAGATCATACACCATTAAACCAAGCATCCACCTAAAGCAAGAGCCGAGAATTTGA